In Pseudoalteromonas marina, a genomic segment contains:
- a CDS encoding efflux RND transporter periplasmic adaptor subunit, producing the protein MATKKQIVLPIAVLAAGIALAIGFSNMKTPPEEKPAQDTRPLVAAQTVNIDAITLDVKSYGVVKPKDRTELIAQVSGQVISVADEFVEGAFVKQGDILARIDPNDYEADFIEAQAGLAQASSALEIERAQAHVAKAEWERIKSDSSDSTASELYLRKPQLAEKLARYRSAQASVKRAKRNLERTYIKAPYDAIINARTISLGSVVNPGSSFGALSATSVAEVRLPVADSEMQYLANGGIGATVTLNAEFAGKQTSWQAEVVRSEGVIDQVSRMSYLVAQLPTPYADNTKPLRFGSYINATIEGRALDNAIIVPHHLVKDKQIAILNANNTLSFKTLNIVREQDGMVIADQGLQLGEQLITSALEYPSEGMAVKTDEDDKQGEVTQLALKEDTL; encoded by the coding sequence GTGGCTACTAAAAAACAAATTGTTCTTCCAATCGCAGTTTTAGCTGCCGGAATTGCACTGGCAATTGGCTTTTCAAATATGAAAACCCCGCCTGAAGAAAAACCAGCGCAAGATACTCGTCCACTGGTTGCTGCGCAAACAGTCAACATTGATGCAATAACACTCGACGTAAAATCGTACGGAGTTGTAAAACCTAAAGACCGTACCGAGCTAATTGCACAAGTTAGTGGCCAAGTTATTTCCGTAGCAGATGAATTTGTTGAAGGTGCATTTGTAAAACAAGGCGACATATTAGCACGAATTGATCCAAATGATTACGAAGCCGATTTTATTGAAGCACAAGCCGGCCTTGCTCAAGCAAGTTCAGCCCTTGAAATAGAACGTGCCCAAGCGCATGTAGCAAAAGCTGAATGGGAACGTATTAAATCAGACTCAAGTGACTCAACTGCATCAGAGCTTTATTTACGTAAACCGCAATTAGCCGAAAAGCTAGCGCGTTACCGCTCTGCCCAAGCCAGTGTTAAACGTGCAAAGCGTAACCTTGAACGCACTTATATAAAAGCCCCATACGACGCTATTATTAACGCACGCACAATAAGCTTAGGCTCTGTAGTAAACCCGGGCAGTAGCTTTGGCGCATTAAGTGCCACATCGGTGGCAGAAGTACGTTTACCTGTAGCAGATAGCGAAATGCAATACCTAGCCAATGGAGGCATTGGTGCAACCGTTACCCTTAATGCTGAATTTGCCGGCAAGCAAACGTCATGGCAGGCCGAAGTTGTGCGCAGCGAAGGCGTAATAGATCAAGTGAGCCGCATGAGTTATTTAGTTGCGCAACTGCCAACGCCATACGCCGATAACACTAAGCCACTACGTTTTGGTTCATACATTAATGCAACCATTGAGGGCAGAGCCCTTGATAACGCAATTATTGTCCCGCATCACCTTGTTAAAGATAAACAAATTGCCATTTTAAACGCGAACAATACTCTAAGCTTTAAAACACTGAATATTGTTCGTGAACAAGATGGCATGGTAATAGCCGATCAAGGATTACAACTAGGTGAACAGTTGATTACCTCAGCACTAGAATACCCAAGCGAAGGAATGGCTGTTAAAACGGATGAAGATGACAAACAAGGTGAAGTAACACAGCTTGCTCTTAAAGAGGACACCCTATGA
- a CDS encoding YkgJ family cysteine cluster protein translates to MKTEPMACRLGCGACCIAPSISSPIPGMPNGKKAGERCIQLDERNLCKLFGDESRPKVCSDFSATVDVCGSTNAEALALITELEQLT, encoded by the coding sequence ATGAAAACAGAGCCAATGGCGTGTCGATTGGGCTGCGGTGCATGTTGCATTGCGCCAAGTATTAGCTCGCCAATACCGGGTATGCCAAATGGCAAAAAGGCCGGAGAACGTTGTATTCAGCTAGATGAGCGCAATTTATGTAAGTTATTTGGTGATGAGTCTCGACCAAAAGTATGCAGTGATTTTAGTGCCACAGTTGATGTGTGTGGGTCAACTAATGCAGAGGCTCTTGCGCTTATCACGGAGCTTGAGCAATTAACTTAG